A single region of the Caldilineales bacterium genome encodes:
- the dtd gene encoding D-tyrosyl-tRNA(Tyr) deacylase, whose amino-acid sequence MRVVIQRVSQASVTVEGRVVGAIGRGFLVLLGVTHGDGPEQVAWMAAKIAGLRLFADDQGLTNLALADVGGAVLVVSQFTLYADARKGRRPSFTDAAPPEIAEPLIERFIADLRAQGISVANGVFRAEMQVALVNDGPVTLILER is encoded by the coding sequence ATGCGAGTAGTGATCCAGCGCGTGAGCCAGGCAAGTGTGACGGTCGAGGGCCGGGTGGTCGGGGCCATTGGCCGCGGCTTTCTCGTCCTGCTGGGCGTCACACACGGCGACGGCCCGGAACAGGTGGCGTGGATGGCGGCCAAGATCGCCGGCCTCCGGCTTTTCGCCGACGACCAGGGGCTGACCAACCTGGCCCTGGCCGATGTGGGCGGGGCGGTGCTGGTGGTCTCGCAGTTCACGCTCTATGCCGATGCCCGCAAAGGCCGGCGGCCGTCGTTCACCGATGCCGCCCCGCCTGAGATCGCCGAACCGCTGATCGAACGGTTCATCGCTGACTTGCGGGCGCAGGGGATCAGCGTCGCCAACGGCGTCTTTCGAGCCGAGATGCAGGTGGCGCTGGTCAACGATGGCCCGGTGACGCTCATACTCGAGAGATAA
- a CDS encoding aldo/keto reductase, which yields MNYRTFGRMGWQVSEIGYGMWGMAGWKGSDDDESAAALQRAVELGCNFFDTAWGYGNGHSERLLGNLVRANPGLRLYTATKMPPKNFKWPSRRDYTLDDCFPPEHIERFVHSSLKNARLESFDLIQFHTWEDGWLQDDRWLRKLEDLKRQGLLQAVGISQNRWEPENGVEAVRSGLIDAVQVIYNIFDQNPEDELFPACRAMNVAVIARVPFDEGSLTGTLSKDSTWPEGDWRNGYFVPENLASSVERADALKPIAAAAGLSLPDMALRFILNEPAVSTIIPGMRKLRHVEANLAASDAGPLPADLHAQLRPHRWVRRPTSWSQ from the coding sequence GTGAATTATCGCACTTTTGGCCGCATGGGCTGGCAGGTGAGCGAGATCGGCTACGGCATGTGGGGGATGGCCGGCTGGAAAGGCTCGGACGACGACGAATCGGCCGCCGCGCTTCAGCGGGCCGTCGAGTTGGGCTGCAATTTCTTCGACACGGCCTGGGGCTATGGCAACGGGCATTCCGAGCGGCTGTTGGGGAATCTGGTGCGGGCCAATCCCGGCCTGCGGCTATACACCGCCACCAAGATGCCGCCCAAGAATTTCAAATGGCCCAGCCGCCGTGACTACACCCTGGACGACTGCTTCCCGCCCGAACACATCGAACGTTTCGTCCACAGCAGCCTCAAAAATGCCCGACTGGAGAGCTTCGACCTCATCCAGTTCCACACCTGGGAAGACGGCTGGCTTCAGGATGACCGCTGGCTGCGCAAGCTAGAAGACCTCAAGCGGCAGGGCCTGTTGCAGGCCGTCGGCATCAGCCAGAACCGTTGGGAGCCGGAAAATGGGGTCGAAGCAGTCCGCAGCGGCCTGATCGACGCCGTGCAGGTGATCTACAACATCTTCGACCAAAACCCGGAGGACGAGCTTTTCCCCGCCTGCCGGGCCATGAACGTGGCCGTGATCGCCCGCGTGCCCTTCGACGAAGGCTCGCTGACCGGAACCTTGAGCAAAGACTCGACCTGGCCGGAGGGCGACTGGCGCAATGGCTACTTCGTGCCCGAAAACCTGGCTTCCTCGGTCGAACGCGCCGATGCACTCAAACCCATTGCCGCCGCCGCCGGCCTGTCCCTGCCCGATATGGCCCTGCGCTTCATCCTCAACGAGCCGGCGGTCAGCACCATCATCCCCGGCATGCGCAAACTGCGTCATGTGGAAGCCAACCTGGCAGCCAGCGACGCCGGCCCCCTGCCCGCCGATTTGCACGCCCAACTGCGCCCCCATAGATGGGTGCGCCGCCCCACCTCCTGGTCGCAGTGA
- the mug gene encoding G/U mismatch-specific DNA glycosylase codes for MGAPPHLLVAVSDADSARPTRAELEAARDRLVPDVLAPNLSVLFCGINPGLYSGWMGHHFARPGNRFWKALHQSGFSDRLLHPREDGLLPLFGCGLTNLVSRATARADELAAEELRAGRQRLERVVQTWQPRLLAVLGVGAYRTAFAQPQAGLGLQADRLAGARLWVLPNPSGLNAHYSLGELVALFREVREFAWDGTN; via the coding sequence ATGGGTGCGCCGCCCCACCTCCTGGTCGCAGTGAGTGACGCCGACTCCGCCCGCCCCACCCGCGCCGAACTCGAGGCCGCCCGCGACCGGCTCGTCCCCGATGTGCTGGCGCCCAACCTGAGCGTGCTTTTCTGCGGCATCAACCCCGGCCTCTATTCCGGCTGGATGGGCCACCACTTCGCCCGGCCTGGCAATCGCTTCTGGAAGGCCCTCCACCAGTCCGGCTTCAGCGACCGGCTGCTCCACCCCCGCGAAGACGGCCTGCTGCCGCTCTTCGGCTGTGGCCTGACCAACTTGGTCTCGCGCGCCACCGCCCGCGCCGATGAGCTGGCTGCCGAAGAACTGCGCGCCGGCCGCCAGCGGCTGGAAAGGGTCGTCCAGACCTGGCAGCCCCGGTTGCTGGCCGTGCTTGGTGTGGGGGCCTACCGCACCGCCTTCGCTCAGCCCCAGGCCGGCCTGGGGCTGCAAGCCGACCGACTTGCCGGCGCCCGGCTTTGGGTGCTCCCCAACCCCAGCGGGCTGAACGCCCATTACAGCCTGGGTGAGCTCGTGGCCTTGTTTCGGGAGGTGCGGGAGTTCGCCTGGGATGGGACGAACTGA
- a CDS encoding ABC transporter substrate-binding protein, translating into MGRTDVRRSRRLAAALALLLLAALVLLLVSRLLPARDLTWERLQRGEPLRIAIDPSFPPFDSLDGAGQMAGFDVDLARELGRRIGAPVQFQAIAFDGLVDAVIAGKADAVISAFPLDPRLTGDVRYSRPYFEAGLVLVAPAGSAIAGPDDLAGRTAAVEWGSLGDAWGREQGMTIARKETPVEALAAVAQGEADVAVVDAVTAALSSPPGLTIRTPPLQSDPYVIVLPLAAPRLAHAVDDALAAMLTDGTWQELASKYFPVAPLPPVE; encoded by the coding sequence ATGGGACGAACTGACGTGCGCCGCTCTCGACGCCTCGCCGCAGCACTCGCCCTTCTTCTCCTGGCTGCGCTCGTCCTCCTGCTCGTCTCCCGCCTCCTCCCGGCCCGCGACCTCACCTGGGAGCGCCTGCAGCGCGGCGAGCCGCTGCGAATCGCCATCGACCCCAGCTTTCCCCCCTTCGACAGCCTGGATGGGGCAGGACAGATGGCAGGCTTCGATGTCGATCTGGCGCGGGAACTGGGCCGGCGGATCGGTGCACCGGTGCAGTTCCAGGCCATTGCCTTCGATGGCCTGGTGGATGCCGTCATCGCCGGCAAGGCCGACGCCGTCATCTCGGCCTTTCCCCTCGACCCGCGCCTCACCGGGGATGTGCGCTACTCCCGACCGTATTTCGAGGCCGGGCTGGTGCTGGTCGCGCCCGCCGGCAGCGCCATCGCCGGGCCGGACGACCTGGCCGGGCGCACGGCGGCGGTCGAGTGGGGCAGCCTGGGCGATGCCTGGGGCCGCGAGCAAGGCATGACCATCGCCCGCAAGGAAACACCGGTCGAAGCATTGGCCGCCGTTGCCCAGGGTGAGGCGGATGTCGCAGTCGTCGACGCCGTGACCGCCGCCCTCTCCTCGCCGCCCGGCCTGACCATCCGCACCCCGCCGCTGCAATCCGACCCTTACGTGATCGTGCTGCCGTTAGCTGCGCCCAGGCTGGCCCATGCGGTGGACGACGCCCTGGCGGCCATGCTGACCGATGGGACCTGGCAGGAACTGGCGAGCAAGTATTTCCCGGTGGCGCCGCTGCCACCCGTCGAATAG
- the metW gene encoding methionine biosynthesis protein MetW gives MISDLRSPISALRPDLAALADLVSAGARVLDLGCGNGALLEHLARSQGVKARGIELDEANVLACVRRGLSVRQGHLEEGLADYPDHSFDDVVLAQTLPFLDDPGFILQEMLRVGRRALVSFPNWGYWRCRLHLLTTGRMPQAPDLPRAWHEAPRWQAFSITDFAQFAQGIGLEITREVYFSNGRQIRIIKVKNLLATTAVFALEKRASDRSDA, from the coding sequence GTGATCTCTGATCTCCGATCTCCGATCTCCGCCCTCCGCCCCGACCTGGCCGCCCTGGCCGATCTAGTGTCTGCCGGGGCGCGGGTGTTGGATCTGGGTTGCGGCAATGGCGCCCTGCTGGAGCACCTGGCCCGCAGCCAGGGCGTGAAGGCGCGCGGGATCGAGCTGGACGAGGCCAATGTGCTGGCCTGCGTGCGGCGGGGGCTGAGTGTGCGCCAGGGGCATCTGGAGGAGGGTCTGGCCGACTATCCCGACCACAGTTTCGACGATGTGGTGCTGGCGCAGACCCTGCCGTTCTTGGATGACCCCGGCTTCATCCTGCAGGAGATGCTGCGCGTGGGCCGCCGAGCCTTGGTCAGCTTCCCCAACTGGGGTTACTGGCGCTGCCGCCTGCACCTGCTAACCACCGGCCGCATGCCCCAGGCGCCCGATCTGCCCCGGGCCTGGCACGAGGCCCCGCGCTGGCAAGCCTTCAGCATCACCGATTTCGCCCAATTCGCCCAGGGCATCGGGCTGGAAATCACCCGCGAGGTCTATTTCTCGAACGGCCGCCAGATTCGCATCATCAAGGTCAAGAATCTGCTGGCGACGACGGCTGTGTTTGCGCTGGAGAAGCGAGCGTCCGACAGGTCCGATGCTTGA
- a CDS encoding homoserine O-acetyltransferase → MQTTKSASSLGVITPQSFTFAQEEPFALESGAALGPVTLAYETYGRLNAERTNAILILHALSGGAHAAGYHGQEGALEGWWNDCIGPGKAFDTDRFFIICSNVIGSCYGSTGPASLDPASGSPYGLGFPVVTIGDMVRAQERLIDHLGISRLLAVVGGSMGGMQALEWAAHHPDRLVSCIPLATTARHSPMLIAFSEVGRQAIYADPAWNGGDYYGQAQKPDAGLAVARMVGHITYLSEQSMHEKFGRRLHERERFGFEFVTEFQIESYLKYNGNKFTRRFDANSYLYITKAMDYFDLTEPHGSLAAAFANSTSLRYLVVSFTSDWLYPSYHSKELVRALTAAGADVTYLDIQSTWGHDAFLLEVDTMTRLLGSFLDRLVREEGVRGPEIGGRESEIRERRREAV, encoded by the coding sequence ATGCAGACGACGAAATCGGCCAGTTCTCTAGGCGTGATTACCCCCCAATCCTTCACTTTCGCCCAGGAGGAGCCGTTCGCGCTCGAAAGCGGGGCGGCGCTGGGGCCGGTAACGCTGGCCTATGAGACCTATGGCCGCCTGAACGCCGAGCGCACGAATGCCATCCTCATCTTGCACGCGCTCAGCGGCGGCGCCCATGCGGCCGGTTATCACGGCCAGGAGGGGGCGCTGGAGGGCTGGTGGAACGACTGCATCGGGCCGGGCAAAGCCTTCGACACCGACCGTTTCTTCATCATTTGCAGCAATGTCATCGGCAGCTGCTATGGCTCCACCGGGCCGGCCAGCCTCGACCCGGCCAGCGGCAGCCCCTATGGCCTCGGTTTTCCGGTCGTCACCATCGGCGACATGGTGCGGGCGCAGGAACGGCTGATCGACCACCTGGGCATCAGCCGGTTGTTGGCGGTGGTGGGCGGCTCGATGGGCGGGATGCAGGCGCTGGAGTGGGCAGCGCATCACCCCGACCGGCTCGTCTCCTGCATCCCCCTGGCCACCACCGCCCGTCACAGTCCGATGCTCATCGCCTTCAGCGAGGTCGGTCGCCAGGCCATCTACGCCGACCCGGCCTGGAACGGCGGCGACTACTACGGTCAGGCCCAGAAACCCGACGCCGGCTTGGCCGTGGCCCGTATGGTGGGGCACATCACCTATCTCAGCGAGCAGTCGATGCACGAGAAATTCGGGCGCAGGCTGCACGAGCGAGAGCGTTTTGGCTTCGAGTTCGTCACCGAGTTCCAGATCGAGAGCTATCTGAAGTACAACGGCAACAAATTCACCCGCCGTTTCGACGCCAACAGCTATCTCTACATCACCAAGGCGATGGATTACTTCGACCTGACCGAGCCGCACGGCTCACTGGCCGCCGCCTTCGCCAACTCGACCAGCCTGCGCTATCTGGTGGTCAGCTTCACCAGCGACTGGCTGTACCCCAGCTATCATAGCAAAGAACTGGTGCGGGCGCTGACGGCCGCCGGCGCCGATGTGACCTATCTGGACATCCAGAGCACCTGGGGCCACGATGCTTTCTTGCTGGAGGTGGACACGATGACCCGGCTACTGGGCAGCTTCCTCGACCGCCTGGTGCGCGAGGAAGGTGTGAGAGGGCCAGAAATCGGAGGTCGGGAGTCAGAGATCAGAGAACGGAGGCGGGAGGCTGTGTGA